A genomic segment from uncultured Desulfuromonas sp. encodes:
- a CDS encoding gamma-glutamylcyclotransferase family protein, translating into MNAPNTINHLLFAYGSNMSEQQMALRCGGKPQVVAIAHLPDHQASFHGYSRRWDGAEMTVSPQEGATVWGVVYALTLSASERLDGWQDVKLDGTGAYFHYPTEVVGTDGTIYPVLVYKKAYQRECETPSDGYLNTIIAAAEHHHLPEDYVNTLRGVTTKKATFEVPRIFEHERSATFAPTSCSGCGG; encoded by the coding sequence ATGAATGCACCCAACACCATCAATCATCTGCTCTTTGCCTACGGCTCCAATATGTCGGAACAACAGATGGCCTTGCGCTGCGGCGGGAAACCTCAGGTCGTTGCCATCGCCCACCTTCCCGACCATCAGGCCTCGTTCCACGGTTATTCGCGCCGCTGGGATGGTGCGGAAATGACCGTTTCGCCTCAGGAAGGCGCCACGGTATGGGGCGTGGTTTATGCCCTGACTCTGTCCGCATCGGAACGTCTGGATGGCTGGCAGGATGTGAAGCTGGACGGCACCGGCGCCTATTTTCATTATCCCACGGAGGTGGTGGGGACAGACGGCACCATCTATCCGGTTCTGGTGTACAAAAAGGCTTATCAGCGGGAGTGCGAAACGCCCAGCGATGGCTACCTCAACACCATCATCGCTGCGGCCGAGCACCATCATTTGCCAGAAGACTACGTGAACACCCTGCGCGGCGTGACGACGAAAAAGGCAACCTTCGAGGTGCCGAGAATTTTCGAGCACGAACGCTCCGCCACATTCGCGCCCACCTCGTGCAGCGGCTGCGGGGGCTAA
- a CDS encoding NifB/NifX family molybdenum-iron cluster-binding protein: MKIAFASTDGKTVNRNFDQARDFTIWHLHGTQLRNAGKRSAITTNRFDRACQQARLSAIADCDLVCSLDIAPEAAAQVARHLFHLKTIQECAISEILERLRQVAVGTPPPWLQKALRDDAAR, from the coding sequence ATGAAAATCGCCTTTGCTTCAACGGACGGCAAAACCGTCAACCGCAACTTTGACCAGGCCCGTGATTTTACCATCTGGCATCTGCACGGCACGCAACTGCGCAACGCGGGAAAGCGCAGCGCCATCACTACCAACCGCTTTGACCGGGCCTGCCAGCAGGCCCGCCTCAGCGCCATTGCCGATTGTGACTTGGTGTGCAGCCTGGATATCGCTCCCGAGGCCGCGGCTCAGGTCGCGCGCCATCTTTTTCACCTCAAAACCATCCAAGAATGTGCCATCAGCGAGATTCTGGAGCGGCTGCGCCAGGTCGCCGTCGGCACCCCGCCGCCCTGGTTGCAAAAAGCCCTGCGCGATGACGCCGCCCGTTGA
- a CDS encoding NAD(+)--dinitrogen-reductase ADP-D-ribosyltransferase, which yields MFSLGETLLSYRSFNFCDQPPWIIGSHAFNDHPQPLEIQGVRRNNRFLFDRLEQTACAPERARLFQDYMSVKFQLHNWQQQDSDRARDSIRNSYLNFLKGWMIDSNSISGAVFKHWVESRFGLHPTFHRERIDGISSEAYFRFMIDVTHGRSCTNALSSQFDLLYEFTQYELQQRYPDQDCLTLYRGTHDAEEHDIVESFSKWQQIVRLNNLISFTREQERAWEFGRTVWETRVPLAKIFFFYDLLPGSILRGEDEYMVIGGEYRVQRML from the coding sequence ATCTTTTCGCTAGGGGAAACGCTTCTGTCGTACCGTTCATTCAATTTTTGTGATCAACCGCCGTGGATTATTGGCTCTCATGCCTTTAACGACCATCCTCAACCGCTGGAAATTCAGGGCGTGCGGCGTAATAACCGCTTTCTGTTCGACAGACTGGAGCAGACCGCCTGCGCACCGGAGCGTGCCCGTCTGTTTCAGGATTACATGTCCGTCAAGTTTCAACTGCATAATTGGCAGCAGCAGGACTCCGACCGGGCGCGTGACAGCATCCGCAACAGTTATCTGAACTTTCTCAAAGGATGGATGATTGATTCCAACAGCATCTCCGGCGCGGTGTTCAAACATTGGGTGGAAAGCCGTTTCGGACTGCATCCCACCTTTCACCGCGAACGGATTGACGGTATTTCCAGCGAAGCCTATTTCCGTTTTATGATCGATGTCACCCACGGGCGCTCCTGCACCAATGCGCTCTCATCCCAGTTCGATCTGCTGTATGAATTTACCCAGTACGAGTTACAGCAACGTTATCCCGACCAGGACTGCCTGACCCTGTATCGCGGCACCCATGACGCCGAAGAGCACGACATCGTGGAAAGTTTCAGCAAGTGGCAACAGATTGTGCGGTTGAATAATCTGATCTCCTTTACCCGCGAGCAGGAGCGGGCCTGGGAGTTTGGCCGTACCGTCTGGGAAACCCGGGTGCCGTTGGCCAAGATTTTCTTTTTCTATGATCTGCTCCCCGGCAGTATCCTGCGCGGGGAGGATGAATACATGGTGATCGGCGGAGAATATCGGGTCCAACGGATGCTGTGA
- a CDS encoding sigma 54-interacting transcriptional regulator yields the protein MFPLLYQMSRVIAESANLCHSLLILQQIMAREMNFVCGMITLHHQRSGRILIHESFGLTDEEASKGVYALGEGITGKVVESGHAIMLPCISEEPSFLHRTRSLKYGLDQELSFICVPIKRGCKVLGTISAERIYDSDRLLELDVELLATFAAMLAPTVELHLMEQVDKVYLERENQRLNDALRAKFKPTNIIGNSKPMLEVYDLIDKIAAAKTTVLILGESGVGKELVAGAIHYNGALAEGPFVKFNCAALPESLIESELFGHEKGAYTGASGCRVGRFEDADGGTIFLDEIGELSPAMQAKLLRVLQEKTFERVGSNRSIRVDIRIIAATNRDLGEMVALGLFREDLYYRLNVFPITIPPLRDRGSDIVALADHFVAHFAESAAKKVKRISTPALNMLMSYHWPGNVRELENVIERAVILAEEEVVQGFHLPPSLQTPEITGIAAQGRLNAKLDSVEYELLVEALKSHCGNVTKTARELGMTRRVLGLRMAKYQLDYKSFR from the coding sequence GTGTTTCCGCTGTTGTACCAGATGAGCCGGGTGATCGCGGAGAGCGCCAATCTCTGCCACAGCCTGCTGATTCTGCAGCAGATCATGGCACGGGAGATGAACTTTGTTTGCGGCATGATCACCCTGCATCATCAACGCTCAGGACGCATTTTGATTCATGAGAGTTTCGGTCTGACTGATGAAGAAGCCTCGAAAGGGGTCTATGCGCTGGGTGAAGGGATCACCGGCAAAGTCGTGGAGAGCGGTCACGCCATCATGTTGCCTTGCATCAGCGAAGAACCGTCGTTTTTGCATCGCACCCGCAGCCTGAAATATGGTCTGGATCAGGAACTCTCCTTTATTTGTGTTCCCATCAAACGCGGCTGCAAGGTACTGGGAACGATCAGCGCCGAGCGGATCTACGACAGTGACCGGCTGCTGGAGCTGGATGTGGAGCTGCTGGCCACCTTTGCCGCCATGCTGGCGCCCACCGTGGAATTGCACCTGATGGAGCAGGTCGACAAAGTGTATCTGGAGCGGGAAAATCAACGCCTCAACGATGCGTTACGGGCCAAGTTTAAACCGACCAATATCATCGGCAATTCCAAGCCCATGCTGGAAGTGTATGACCTGATCGATAAGATCGCTGCCGCCAAAACTACGGTGTTGATCCTGGGGGAAAGCGGGGTCGGCAAGGAACTGGTGGCCGGCGCCATCCATTACAACGGCGCGCTGGCGGAGGGCCCGTTCGTCAAATTCAACTGCGCCGCCCTGCCGGAAAGCCTGATTGAAAGTGAACTGTTCGGCCATGAAAAAGGGGCCTATACCGGCGCTTCCGGCTGCCGCGTCGGCCGCTTTGAGGATGCCGACGGCGGCACGATCTTTCTCGATGAAATCGGTGAGTTATCGCCGGCCATGCAGGCCAAATTACTGCGGGTGTTGCAGGAGAAAACCTTCGAACGGGTCGGCAGCAATCGGTCAATCCGGGTCGATATCCGCATCATCGCTGCAACTAACCGCGACCTCGGCGAGATGGTGGCCCTGGGGCTGTTTCGCGAAGATCTCTATTATCGCCTCAATGTCTTTCCCATCACCATCCCGCCTTTGCGCGATCGCGGCAGCGACATCGTCGCCCTGGCCGACCATTTCGTCGCTCATTTCGCTGAGTCGGCCGCTAAAAAGGTGAAACGGATTTCGACACCGGCCCTGAACATGCTGATGAGTTACCATTGGCCGGGCAATGTGCGCGAGCTGGAAAATGTGATTGAGCGGGCAGTGATTCTGGCTGAGGAGGAGGTGGTGCAGGGATTCCACTTGCCGCCGTCCTTGCAGACCCCAGAGATTACCGGCATTGCCGCTCAGGGACGGCTGAACGCCAAACTCGATTCTGTGGAGTATGAACTGTTGGTGGAAGCGTTGAAAAGTCATTGCGGCAATGTCACCAAGACCGCGCGGGAACTGGGAATGACTCGGCGCGTTCTCGGTTTGCGTATGGCCAAATATCAACTGGACTATAAATCTTTTCGCTAG
- a CDS encoding LTA synthase family protein, which produces MPRLMPFPRTDSHFVLLTRMLQVLLVIFFLLRLSLTVASWQQIPHSLSALLLVFIGGMGQDLAFSMYALLPPALILLLTPQRLLHSKPVVWLSKAVIFFSMTAVAFVVAAEVLFWQEFSTRFNFIAVDYLIYRREVTQNIYESYPMGLVALYLLVASALLFALLSTPLKEAFSSQEPFPQRAGRFGMLLLLAVLVGWGLPSGGFKRSTNNYVNELATNGPYQFVAAFHNNSLNYRTFYHLGDDRSLSQQLRQQLHVTSPAHSMYDISRPVRTSQPTQPLNVILITVESLSAKYMSRFHDENKPVLTPFLDRLATQSLFFSDLYATGTRTTRGLEAITLSLPPTPGRSLVKRPDNGPFYSLGGVLKQQGYDTAFLYGGRGFFDNMNAFFSGNGYRIIDEGDYSDEEITFKNAWGVCDEDLYNKTLQQADKAVAAQRPFFFQLMTTSNHRPYTYPDGKIDIPSGSGRDGAVRYTDYALEQFFTQARQHDWFDNTIFVVVADHCAGSAGKVGLPIARYHIPLFIYAPAHIAARDYSQVASQIDLAPTLLGLLHINYTSHFFGEDLLASTYQPRALIGNYQKLGLYRKNSLVILEPQQIITQINDPWHSEQLLQGDPQQEDVQLAEAYYQGADYLIQHKLHHSDRAFPESVPAHRHEQNVKKTTTTSFKTQLKQLLFKSICCGKSHGM; this is translated from the coding sequence ATGCCTCGTTTAATGCCTTTTCCCCGCACAGATAGCCATTTCGTTTTATTGACACGCATGCTGCAAGTGCTGTTGGTGATATTTTTTTTGCTGAGGCTGTCACTAACCGTGGCGAGCTGGCAACAGATTCCCCATAGTCTGTCGGCACTGCTGCTGGTTTTCATTGGTGGAATGGGTCAAGACCTCGCATTTTCCATGTATGCGCTGCTTCCTCCAGCGCTGATTTTACTGTTAACGCCCCAGCGTCTGTTGCATTCAAAGCCTGTTGTCTGGCTAAGTAAAGCCGTTATATTTTTCAGCATGACCGCAGTGGCCTTTGTCGTCGCTGCGGAAGTTCTGTTCTGGCAGGAATTCTCCACACGCTTTAACTTTATTGCCGTTGATTATCTGATCTATCGTCGCGAAGTCACCCAGAACATCTACGAATCCTATCCAATGGGGCTTGTTGCGCTCTATTTACTGGTCGCGTCAGCACTGCTGTTTGCACTTCTATCGACACCGCTGAAAGAGGCGTTCTCCTCTCAGGAACCTTTTCCACAGCGTGCAGGCCGTTTCGGAATGCTGCTTCTGCTGGCCGTTCTTGTTGGATGGGGACTTCCTTCCGGTGGATTCAAGCGTTCGACTAACAATTACGTTAATGAACTCGCGACCAACGGTCCCTATCAGTTCGTGGCTGCGTTTCACAACAACTCATTGAATTATCGGACCTTTTACCACCTTGGCGATGACAGGTCACTGTCGCAACAGCTCCGGCAACAACTGCATGTCACATCACCAGCCCACTCGATGTATGACATCTCACGCCCGGTCCGCACCTCGCAACCGACACAGCCATTGAATGTCATTCTGATTACGGTGGAAAGCCTCAGCGCCAAATATATGAGTCGCTTCCATGACGAAAATAAACCGGTTCTGACACCGTTCCTTGACCGTCTGGCCACTCAAAGCCTGTTTTTTTCCGACTTATACGCCACCGGCACCCGTACCACCCGAGGGTTGGAAGCCATCACCCTATCCTTGCCGCCGACTCCCGGCCGTTCGCTGGTCAAGCGTCCGGATAACGGGCCGTTTTACAGTCTTGGCGGCGTATTGAAACAGCAGGGCTACGACACGGCATTTCTTTACGGGGGGCGGGGATTTTTCGACAATATGAACGCCTTTTTCTCCGGTAACGGTTACCGGATTATTGACGAAGGGGATTACAGCGACGAGGAGATTACATTTAAAAACGCCTGGGGGGTGTGTGATGAGGATCTCTATAACAAAACCCTGCAGCAGGCGGATAAAGCCGTTGCCGCGCAACGGCCCTTTTTCTTTCAGCTAATGACGACCAGCAATCATCGCCCCTACACCTACCCTGACGGCAAAATCGATATCCCGTCCGGTTCGGGACGCGATGGCGCAGTACGCTATACGGACTATGCCCTTGAGCAGTTTTTCACTCAGGCCCGTCAACATGACTGGTTCGACAACACCATCTTTGTCGTCGTTGCCGATCATTGCGCCGGAAGTGCCGGCAAAGTCGGTCTTCCCATTGCCCGCTACCACATTCCGCTGTTTATTTATGCTCCGGCACATATTGCAGCAAGGGATTATAGCCAAGTTGCCAGCCAGATTGATCTGGCCCCGACGTTGTTAGGCTTGCTGCATATTAACTACACCAGCCATTTTTTCGGAGAAGACCTGTTGGCCTCGACCTATCAACCGCGTGCTCTGATCGGTAATTATCAGAAACTCGGCCTTTATCGTAAAAACAGCCTGGTCATTCTGGAACCGCAACAGATCATCACACAAATTAACGACCCATGGCACAGTGAGCAGCTTCTTCAAGGAGATCCGCAACAGGAAGATGTGCAGCTGGCGGAGGCCTATTACCAAGGAGCGGACTATCTAATTCAACACAAGCTCCATCACAGCGACCGGGCTTTCCCTGAATCAGTGCCAGCGCATAGACACGAACAAAACGTGAAAAAAACGACAACAACCTCGTTTAAAACCCAGCTCAAACAGCTGCTGTTCAAGAGCATCTGTTGCGGCAAAAGTCATGGGATGTGA
- a CDS encoding class III extradiol ring-cleavage dioxygenase, with amino-acid sequence MTTKTNPAGQIIYVSHGGGPLPLLGEPSHQKMVEFMTGLSSTLHRPEAIVVISAHWEEPCVTVLGAANPSLYYDYYGFPKESYAIEYPAAGHPQLGQRIVNLLNDQGIQTQVDVQRGFDHGVFIPLKLMYRDANIPVQQLSLVKGLDPAKHIAIGRALRQLKEENILIIGSGFSFHNLQAFDWQGSTTTDPHNDVFQNWLEELCTGELTQAEREQLLIEWQKAPSARYCHPREEHLMPLHTCVALADGPATKIFDDYILGKRAIAFKW; translated from the coding sequence ATGACCACGAAGACGAATCCAGCAGGGCAGATTATTTACGTTTCCCATGGCGGTGGTCCGTTGCCTTTGCTGGGCGAGCCCAGTCATCAGAAGATGGTCGAATTTATGACAGGGCTTTCTTCGACGCTGCATCGTCCAGAGGCGATTGTGGTTATCAGCGCGCACTGGGAAGAGCCTTGTGTTACGGTGCTCGGCGCGGCGAATCCGTCATTGTATTACGATTATTACGGTTTTCCGAAGGAGTCCTATGCGATTGAGTACCCGGCGGCAGGGCATCCGCAGCTGGGACAGCGGATTGTCAATTTACTCAATGATCAGGGCATTCAAACCCAGGTTGACGTGCAACGCGGCTTTGATCATGGGGTGTTTATCCCCCTGAAACTGATGTATCGCGATGCGAATATTCCGGTGCAGCAGCTGTCTTTAGTGAAGGGCCTGGATCCCGCTAAACATATAGCGATTGGTCGCGCTTTACGACAATTGAAGGAAGAAAATATTCTGATCATCGGCTCAGGGTTTTCGTTTCACAATTTACAGGCCTTTGACTGGCAGGGTAGTACGACAACAGATCCACATAATGATGTGTTTCAGAACTGGCTTGAGGAGCTTTGTACGGGTGAACTCACTCAGGCTGAACGGGAACAGCTGTTGATCGAGTGGCAGAAGGCACCAAGCGCGCGTTACTGTCATCCACGTGAAGAACATCTGATGCCGCTTCATACCTGTGTGGCCCTGGCCGATGGACCGGCTACGAAAATTTTTGATGATTATATTCTCGGCAAGCGGGCAATCGCGTTTAAATGGTGA